A genome region from Haloimpatiens massiliensis includes the following:
- the glmM gene encoding phosphoglucosamine mutase gives MGRMFGTDGVRGVANSELTAELAYKLGRAGAYVLTEGAHKPKILVGMDTRISGDMLESALAAGILSVGAEAICVGIVPTPAIAYLTRQYKADAGVMISASHNPVEYNGIKFFNKNGYKLRDELEDRIQAIIENNMEEVPLPTGENLGRKIVEESALEDYIEFAKSTIDGDLKGMKIALDCANGASFQTAVETFRELGAEVVVINNDPDGVNINKNCGSTHPEELMDYVVRKGCHLGLAFDGDADRCLAVDEKGNLINGDFIMAICGKYLKKQGKLDKDVVVVTVMSNLGLDIALKESNISTVKTKVGDRYVLEEMLKEGYKLGGEQSGHIIFLDYNTTGDGLVTGLQISKIVKESGETLSTLASSMTELPQILVNATVPNNKKNIYNEDKEITDEIKSIEEKLHGCGRVLIRPSGTEPLVRVMLEGKNQKELDELAHNLAKLIEEKANN, from the coding sequence ATGGGTAGAATGTTTGGAACGGATGGTGTAAGAGGGGTTGCTAATAGTGAACTTACAGCAGAACTAGCATATAAATTAGGCAGAGCCGGAGCATATGTTTTAACTGAAGGGGCTCATAAACCTAAGATATTAGTGGGAATGGATACTAGAATATCTGGTGACATGTTAGAATCTGCTTTAGCAGCAGGAATACTATCTGTAGGAGCGGAGGCAATATGTGTAGGTATCGTACCAACACCAGCTATAGCATACTTAACAAGACAATATAAAGCAGATGCAGGAGTAATGATATCAGCATCACATAACCCAGTAGAATATAATGGAATTAAATTCTTTAATAAAAATGGATATAAGCTAAGAGATGAATTAGAAGACAGAATACAGGCTATTATAGAAAACAATATGGAGGAAGTGCCACTTCCTACTGGAGAGAATTTAGGAAGAAAAATAGTAGAGGAATCTGCATTAGAAGATTATATAGAATTTGCAAAGTCTACTATAGACGGGGATTTAAAAGGAATGAAGATAGCATTGGATTGTGCTAATGGAGCATCTTTCCAAACAGCAGTAGAAACTTTTAGAGAATTAGGTGCGGAAGTAGTAGTTATAAACAACGATCCAGATGGAGTTAATATAAATAAAAATTGTGGATCAACTCATCCAGAAGAGCTTATGGATTATGTAGTTAGAAAAGGATGTCACCTAGGACTTGCTTTTGATGGTGATGCAGACAGATGTCTTGCAGTGGATGAAAAAGGAAATCTTATAAATGGAGATTTCATAATGGCTATTTGTGGAAAGTATCTAAAGAAGCAAGGAAAGCTAGATAAAGATGTAGTAGTGGTAACAGTAATGAGTAACTTAGGATTAGATATAGCATTAAAAGAATCTAACATATCTACAGTTAAAACTAAAGTTGGAGATAGATATGTGTTAGAAGAAATGCTTAAAGAAGGATATAAATTGGGTGGAGAGCAATCAGGACATATTATATTCTTAGATTATAATACTACAGGAGATGGACTTGTAACAGGACTTCAAATTTCAAAAATAGTTAAGGAAAGTGGAGAAACTCTTTCAACATTAGCTTCTTCTATGACAGAGCTTCCACAGATATTAGTTAATGCTACAGTGCCAAATAACAAGAAGAATATATACAATGAAGATAAGGAAATAACAGATGAAATAAAGTCTATAGAAGAAAAACTACATGGATGCGGAAGAGTACTTATAAGACCTTCAGGAACAGAGCCACTTGTAAGAGTTATGCTTGAAGGTAAAAATCAAAAGGAATTAGATGAACTTGCACATAATCTTGCTAAGTTAATAGAAGAAAAAGCAAATAATTAG
- a CDS encoding DUF2089 domain-containing protein, giving the protein MIHKVISRCPVCNNNLSVTRLECKNCGTIIQNEFHLSKFAYLNKEQEDFIQVFLKCRGNIKDVEKELGISYPTVRAKLDDVISALGYTVDKKIKCDKRELMNIINSDDM; this is encoded by the coding sequence ATGATTCACAAAGTTATAAGTAGGTGTCCTGTATGTAATAATAATCTTTCGGTGACGCGCTTGGAATGTAAAAATTGTGGTACTATAATACAAAATGAATTTCATTTATCAAAATTTGCCTATTTAAATAAAGAGCAAGAAGACTTTATACAAGTTTTTTTAAAGTGCAGAGGGAATATAAAGGATGTAGAGAAAGAGTTAGGAATATCTTATCCTACAGTTAGAGCTAAATTAGACGATGTCATATCTGCATTGGGATATACCGTAGATAAAAAAATAAAATGTGATAAAAGAGAATTAATGAATATAATTAATTCAGATGATATGTAA
- a CDS encoding polymer-forming cytoskeletal protein → MEKKRDLSISGSGSIGGGEYNEVRISGSGKVQGDIVCKDLRISGSAKMEGNIKTENYSISGSSKIIGSLECDNLKISGSSHIQGDLKGNKMYISGSSKIDGGLYGEEIEISGGIHVGKDCEVEKFKASGNFEIAGLLNGENIEVNIGGKCTAKEIGGENINIKNSEMGGFAFLNLFIKRKLFAESIEGDNIHLENTVANIVRGKNVYIGEGCEIDTLEYSEKMKVDPNAKVLNIKEI, encoded by the coding sequence ATGGAGAAAAAAAGAGATTTAAGTATATCAGGTTCAGGTTCTATTGGCGGGGGAGAATATAATGAAGTCCGTATATCAGGTTCAGGAAAGGTTCAAGGGGATATTGTTTGCAAAGACCTTAGAATTAGTGGTTCAGCTAAAATGGAAGGTAATATAAAAACTGAGAATTATAGTATAAGTGGGTCATCAAAGATAATTGGCTCATTGGAATGTGATAATTTAAAAATATCAGGATCGTCTCATATTCAGGGGGACCTTAAGGGAAATAAAATGTATATTTCCGGAAGTAGTAAGATTGATGGAGGTTTATATGGAGAGGAGATTGAAATATCTGGAGGAATACACGTAGGAAAGGATTGTGAAGTAGAGAAGTTTAAAGCTAGTGGAAATTTTGAAATAGCAGGTTTGCTAAATGGTGAGAATATAGAAGTAAATATAGGAGGAAAGTGTACAGCTAAGGAAATAGGCGGAGAAAATATAAATATTAAGAATTCAGAAATGGGAGGCTTTGCTTTCTTAAACTTATTTATTAAAAGAAAACTTTTTGCAGAGAGTATAGAAGGAGACAACATACATTTAGAAAACACTGTTGCTAATATAGTTAGAGGAAAAAATGTTTATATTGGAGAAGGATGTGAAATAGATACTTTAGAGTATTCTGAAAAGATGAAAGTAGATCCTAATGCTAAGGTTTTAAATATTAAAGAAATATAA
- a CDS encoding 2-oxoacid:acceptor oxidoreductase family protein translates to MTQEVIFAGFGGQGILSMGKFLAYAGMDANLNVSWLPSYGPEMRGGTANCSVILSKEPVGSPIVTEPNSVIVMNRPSLDKFEESMVKGGLLIMDSDLVNRDAERKDIEVIKIPAQSEAEKLGSKKIANMILLGALVKKTGIVSMEELLAALKAHGKEKFYEVNKAALEKGAEYVK, encoded by the coding sequence ATGACACAAGAGGTTATATTTGCAGGTTTTGGAGGACAAGGTATACTTTCTATGGGAAAATTCCTAGCTTATGCTGGTATGGATGCTAACTTAAATGTTTCATGGCTTCCTTCATATGGACCAGAAATGCGTGGAGGTACAGCAAACTGTTCTGTTATATTATCAAAAGAACCAGTAGGTTCACCTATAGTTACAGAACCAAACTCTGTTATAGTTATGAATAGACCATCTTTGGATAAATTTGAAGAAAGTATGGTAAAAGGTGGATTATTGATAATGGACAGCGATTTAGTAAACAGAGACGCTGAGAGAAAAGATATAGAAGTTATAAAAATACCTGCTCAATCTGAAGCAGAAAAATTAGGCAGCAAAAAGATAGCTAATATGATTCTTTTAGGAGCACTTGTTAAAAAGACAGGTATAGTTTCTATGGAAGAACTATTAGCAGCCCTTAAAGCTCATGGTAAAGAAAAATTCTATGAAGTAAATAAAGCTGCTCTAGAAAAAGGTGCAGAATACGTTAAATAG
- a CDS encoding thiamine pyrophosphate-dependent enzyme — translation MKVVFQPPKALLDVPTHYCPGCTHGVIHRLVAEVIDELGIVDKTIGVAPVGCSVLAYDYFACDMFEAAHGRAPAVATGIKRTNPDKTVFTYQGDGDLAAIGTAEIVHAATRGENLTTIFVNNCIYGMTGGQMAPTTLPGQVTETTPYGRDVNLAGHPIRVSEMISTLTGACYVERVSVDSVPNVIKAKKAIKKAFQNQSEGKGFSLIEVLSICPTNWGLSPKEAMQWLRDNMMPYYPLGVKKDSTTEEVK, via the coding sequence ATGAAGGTAGTATTTCAACCACCAAAAGCGTTATTAGATGTGCCTACACATTACTGTCCAGGATGTACTCATGGAGTTATTCATAGATTAGTAGCAGAAGTTATAGATGAATTAGGCATAGTGGACAAGACTATTGGAGTAGCTCCGGTAGGATGTTCAGTTCTTGCATATGACTATTTTGCATGTGATATGTTTGAAGCAGCTCACGGAAGAGCACCAGCTGTAGCTACAGGAATAAAAAGAACTAATCCAGATAAAACAGTTTTCACATATCAAGGTGATGGAGACTTAGCAGCTATAGGAACTGCTGAAATAGTACATGCTGCTACAAGAGGAGAAAACTTAACTACTATATTCGTAAATAACTGTATATATGGAATGACTGGTGGCCAAATGGCACCAACTACATTACCAGGACAAGTTACAGAAACTACTCCTTATGGAAGAGACGTAAACTTAGCTGGCCATCCAATAAGAGTATCAGAAATGATATCTACTTTAACAGGAGCTTGTTATGTGGAAAGAGTTTCAGTAGATAGTGTTCCAAATGTAATAAAAGCTAAAAAAGCAATAAAGAAAGCTTTCCAAAATCAATCAGAAGGAAAAGGTTTCTCATTAATAGAAGTTTTATCAATATGCCCAACTAACTGGGGATTATCACCTAAAGAAGCTATGCAGTGGTTAAGAGATAATATGATGCCATATTATCCACTTGGAGTTAAAAAAGACTCTACTACTGAGGAGGTGAAATAG
- a CDS encoding 3-methyl-2-oxobutanoate dehydrogenase subunit VorB yields the protein MGEKVLMKGNEAIAEAAIQANCKAFFGYPITPQTEVAAYMSRKMPKIGRVFIQAESEVAAINMVYGAAGTGARCMTSSSSPGISLKAEGISYIAGAELPCVIINIVRGGPGLGSIQPAQSDYFQATKGCGHGDYRLPVFAPSSIQEMVDLIQEAFDVADLYRTPCMVMGDGMLGQMMEPVEFKERAARNLPEKTWAANGLQGRKEHNVINSLYLKSEELEQHNIKLQKKYSEIEKNEVKYELYNCEGEKDLIIVAYGTTSRICKNVIKAAKEQGIELGLVRPITLWPFPNEAFEKTVNNTKHGYLSVEMSCGQMIEDVRLAVNGRKPVDFYGRTGGMVPHPEDILAKVKEIVGGVK from the coding sequence ATGGGAGAAAAGGTTTTAATGAAAGGTAACGAAGCTATAGCTGAAGCTGCAATACAAGCTAACTGTAAAGCTTTCTTTGGATACCCAATAACACCACAAACAGAAGTAGCTGCATATATGTCTAGAAAAATGCCTAAAATAGGCAGAGTATTTATACAAGCAGAAAGTGAAGTAGCTGCTATAAATATGGTATATGGTGCTGCAGGTACTGGAGCAAGATGTATGACATCTTCAAGTAGCCCTGGAATAAGTTTAAAGGCAGAAGGAATATCATATATAGCAGGAGCAGAACTTCCATGTGTTATTATAAACATAGTAAGAGGAGGTCCAGGCCTTGGAAGTATACAACCAGCTCAATCAGACTACTTCCAAGCAACAAAAGGATGTGGACATGGTGATTATAGATTACCAGTATTTGCACCTTCTTCAATACAGGAAATGGTAGATTTGATTCAAGAAGCTTTTGATGTAGCAGATCTTTATAGAACTCCTTGCATGGTAATGGGAGATGGAATGCTTGGTCAAATGATGGAACCAGTTGAATTCAAAGAAAGAGCAGCAAGAAATTTACCAGAAAAAACTTGGGCAGCTAATGGACTACAAGGAAGAAAAGAACACAATGTAATAAATTCATTGTACTTAAAATCAGAAGAATTAGAGCAACACAACATAAAACTACAGAAGAAATATTCGGAAATAGAAAAAAATGAAGTTAAATATGAATTATATAATTGTGAAGGGGAAAAAGACCTTATAATAGTTGCTTATGGTACTACATCAAGAATATGCAAAAATGTTATAAAGGCAGCTAAAGAACAAGGAATAGAATTAGGACTTGTAAGACCAATAACATTATGGCCATTCCCTAACGAAGCTTTTGAAAAGACTGTAAATAACACAAAACATGGATACTTATCAGTTGAAATGAGTTGTGGACAAATGATTGAGGACGTAAGACTTGCTGTTAATGGCAGAAAACCAGTAGATTTCTACGGAAGAACTGGTGGAATGGTTCCTCATCCAGAAGATATACTAGCAAAGGTTAAGGAAATTGTAGGGGGTGTAAAATAA
- a CDS encoding 4Fe-4S dicluster domain-containing protein: protein MPRVTFREDRCKGCGNCIEACPKKIISFSDKMNVKGYHPATVTEEKMKECIGCASCGRMCPDAVITVEKEEK, encoded by the coding sequence ATGCCAAGAGTAACTTTCAGAGAAGATAGATGTAAAGGATGTGGCAACTGCATAGAAGCTTGTCCTAAGAAAATAATATCATTTTCTGACAAAATGAATGTAAAGGGCTATCATCCAGCAACAGTTACAGAAGAAAAAATGAAAGAATGTATTGGATGTGCTTCTTGTGGAAGAATGTGTCCAGATGCTGTAATAACAGTAGAAAAGGAAGAAAAATAA
- a CDS encoding ATP-binding protein, whose translation MSNIRIFTGHFGSGKTEIAINTALDLKSKGKKVTIVDIDIVNPYFCVRDLKSSLEEKGIKVVSSNPEYVNAELMVVPSEVMTVFNDDKDHEVIIDVGGDDQGAIALGQYNRYFRQYGYQMYFVINNNRPLTKESEDTEKFIRDIEMASRLKVTGLIANTNLSYETEINHVLEGHEKTMELSKKLNISYKYLTCRKDLVEEIKNKVDVEVYGLDIFMKPPWR comes from the coding sequence ATGAGCAATATAAGAATTTTTACCGGTCATTTTGGCAGTGGTAAAACAGAAATAGCAATAAATACAGCACTGGATTTAAAAAGTAAAGGTAAAAAAGTAACCATTGTAGACATAGACATAGTAAATCCTTATTTTTGTGTAAGAGATTTAAAAAGTAGTTTAGAAGAAAAGGGTATAAAAGTTGTGTCTTCTAACCCAGAGTATGTTAATGCAGAGTTAATGGTTGTACCTTCAGAAGTAATGACTGTTTTTAATGATGATAAGGATCATGAGGTAATAATTGATGTAGGTGGAGATGATCAAGGAGCTATAGCACTAGGACAGTATAATAGATATTTCAGACAATATGGTTACCAAATGTATTTTGTAATTAATAATAACAGACCTTTAACTAAAGAATCAGAGGATACAGAGAAATTTATAAGAGATATAGAAATGGCTTCAAGGTTAAAAGTAACTGGTTTAATAGCAAATACTAATTTGTCCTATGAAACAGAAATTAATCATGTGCTAGAGGGACATGAAAAAACTATGGAGTTATCTAAAAAGCTAAATATATCTTATAAATATTTAACTTGTAGAAAAGATTTAGTGGAAGAAATTAAAAATAAGGTGGATGTGGAAGTTTATGGGCTAGATATATTTATGAAACCACCTTGGAGGTAA